The segment TCGCATTTTCTTTGTCATTTGTCTTTTCAGCGCTGCATATGGTGCTGTACCGTCTGCTGAAAAAGAAAAAGTGGACAAAGCAATGGAGCAATTTGCCGTCACTCGGCCAAACGGAGACCGGCATGACGATTTCGATTCTGGTCGGAATATCGCTGCTGTTCGTGTCGCTTGTTCTAGGGCTGCAATGGGCATATATTTCACTGGCGGAATTCTCGCTGCTTGATTTTAAAATCATCGGGTCCTTTGTTTTGCTGATCGTCTACAGCGTAGTGTTGTACCGACACCGCAAAGGTGCTATGAACGGCATGTCGTATGCCATGGCCCATATCTATGCGTTTTTACTATTATTAATCAACTTCTTTTTAGGAAGCCGGTTATCGGAATTTCATTTTTGGTATTAAGGAAAGGTAGGATTCATTTGAGAAAAATTATTGTAGGTACACGAAGAAGCAAGCTTGCGTTAACGCAGACCAATCAATTCATCGAAAAGTTGAAAGCGGCGGGAGCGCCATTTGAATTTGAAATAAAAGAAATTGTGACAAAAGGCGACCGCATTCTGGATGTAACGCTTTCTAAAGTCGGCGGCAAAGGGTTGTTCGTAAAAGAAATCGAGCAAGCTTTGCACGATAAAGAAATTGATTTCGCTGTCCACAGCATGAAAGACATGCCATCGGTTTTGCCTGAAGGCTTTGTCATCGGCTGTGTGCCTGAACGCGAAGATCCGCGCGATGCGTTTATTTCAAATGACCATGTGAAATTCATGGATCTTCCTGTAGGAGCGGTGGTGGGAACGAGCAGCCTGCGTCGCAGTTCTCAATTGCTGTTGATGCGTCCTGACCTGGATATCCAATGGATCCGAGGCAACATCGATACACGTTTGGAAAAATTGAAATCAGGTGAATTTGATGCCATTCTTCTTGCAGCTGCAGGCCTTAAACGGATGGGCTGGAAAGACGAGATTGTAACGGAATTCCTTGAAGTGGATGAATGCCTGCCAGCGATTGGCCAAGGCGCACTCGGCATTGAATGCCGTGAAGACGATGCAGAATTGCTTGCGGAATTGGCGAAAGTCAACGATGAAAATACAGCTTTAGCGGTTACTGCAGAACGTAAATTCCTAAAAGACATGGACGGCAGCTGCCAAGTGCCGATTGCCGGATATGCCACGGTGAATAATGGTGAAATATCGTTTACCGGCTTGATTTCATCACCGGATGCCGATGTGATTTTCAAAGAATCCATTGTCAGCCGCGATCCGATCGAAGCAGGCAGTACGGTGGCTGAACGCATCAGCTCACAGGGCGGCTATGAACTAATCCAAAAAGTAAAAGCTGAGAACCATGTTTGATCCTGAATTTCCATTGACGGGCGAGACCATCGTCTTTACGGGCTCTAACCAGCCGGAAGAAGCGGTCGAACTTGTTGAAAAATTTGGCGGCAAAACTTTGTATTATCCGCTCATAGAAACTTCAGTCCGGCAGTCGCAACTGCCGGATTTCGAACGTTACGACTGGTTGATTTTCACGAGTGGTAACAGTGCGGAAGCATTTTGCCAATTGCATTTAGCAACGCACGCCAAAATTGCTGCCGTCGGAGAAAAGACAGCGGAAGTTCTCGAACAGCATGGCTATAAAGTGAGCTTTATGCCATCCGTTTACAGCGCCGATGTGTTTGTAAAGGAATTTCCTGCTGTTGCCGGTGAAGCCAACTGTTTATTCATCAAAGGCTCGCTTGCCAGAAACACCATCGCATCGATGCCGATGAAGGTGGATGAATGGATTATTTATGAGACCACCTTTAAAATAGAGAATGC is part of the Planococcus shenhongbingii genome and harbors:
- the hemC gene encoding hydroxymethylbilane synthase, whose product is MRKIIVGTRRSKLALTQTNQFIEKLKAAGAPFEFEIKEIVTKGDRILDVTLSKVGGKGLFVKEIEQALHDKEIDFAVHSMKDMPSVLPEGFVIGCVPEREDPRDAFISNDHVKFMDLPVGAVVGTSSLRRSSQLLLMRPDLDIQWIRGNIDTRLEKLKSGEFDAILLAAAGLKRMGWKDEIVTEFLEVDECLPAIGQGALGIECREDDAELLAELAKVNDENTALAVTAERKFLKDMDGSCQVPIAGYATVNNGEISFTGLISSPDADVIFKESIVSRDPIEAGSTVAERISSQGGYELIQKVKAENHV
- a CDS encoding uroporphyrinogen-III synthase → MFDPEFPLTGETIVFTGSNQPEEAVELVEKFGGKTLYYPLIETSVRQSQLPDFERYDWLIFTSGNSAEAFCQLHLATHAKIAAVGEKTAEVLEQHGYKVSFMPSVYSADVFVKEFPAVAGEANCLFIKGSLARNTIASMPMKVDEWIIYETTFKIENAEKLKALDGVTVIFASPSAVSAYREAGGDWSGIRVAAIGHVTENAIRQEGGTVDFIPEKYTYTEIINEIVKGSF